The following coding sequences are from one Paraburkholderia caballeronis window:
- a CDS encoding autotransporter-associated beta strand repeat-containing protein, protein MLAAGPAYADGAGGPNSAALGGSSGINGGAGGGGGVGGVGGANTGANVGAGGNGSATGTGGAGSSGTATGGGSPGGGGSGGAAGTAANPAGVGGGAGGNASCGLCVAGLGGGGGGGGGDGFVGATLNGVTGVMTGGAGGNGGNATSNSLLAGADGGSGGGGGAGAVLSGSGSTSTAANVSGGAGGSGGTALSSGGAGFGGGGGSGLVDSGVNVTNSFSITGGNGGAGGSGAQAGTGRSGGNGGAGVTGSSFTLTNTGIVQGGNGGATGGNGSGTGTGVLGAGGVGVQGANLQIVNGGTISGGTAGDSSTRANAIAFTGGANSLQLQLGWSFVGNVVSTGGTSTLILGGDATNVSANQAGTSVSTVFALSQIGTVFQGFSGFQKTGASTWQLIGSTSDSTPWTISAGVLQLGNGTTNGSITGNVTNNATLAFDPASGTTLTNASEISGTGQVQQIGAGITVLSGVNSYAGGTAINAGTLQVAADANLGAAAGTLAFNGGTLNTTASFASSRATTLDAGGGTFDVGSGTTLTMGGAISGAGLLTKTDTGSLVLTGTNSYAGGTTISAGTLQLGDGTTNGSITGNVTNNATLAFDPAASTTLTNTSAISGTGQAQQIGSGTTVLTGASTYTGGTTISAGVLQLGDGTTNGSITGNVTNDATFAFDPASGTTMTNPGAISGTGQVQQIGAGTTVLTGVNTYTGGTTISGGVLQLGDGTTNGSITGSVTNNATLAFDPASGTTITNAGVISGSGDVQQIGAGITMLSGANTYTGGTTIDAGTLQVAADDNLGGAAGALTFNGGTLNTTASFASSRATTLDAGGGTFDVGSGTTLTMGGTISGAGLLTKTDTGVLVLTGTNGYTGGTTISAGTLQLGNGTTNGSITGNVTNNATLAFDPAASTTLTNASAISGTGQVQQIGIGTTVLTGASSYTGGTTISAGVLQLGDGTTNGSITGNVTNDATLAFDPATGTTMTNSGLISGAGQVQQIGAGTTVLSGTNAYTGGTTIDAGTLQLANASAAGTGTVTVDTAAGNTAQGLSLAFSSAGNFANTLSGSGVTTVAAGSALATITGSNASYAGNWQIAGNAAVAPASTTSTANLGTGTVNVAAGGGLTVATSGAFAFNNALTGSGALSASSGGQAFSFGSAAGSAFQGTATLSNDTFALAGANTTALTNATLVLGAGNVTTVGDGNHTIGALTFDGGTAVFDGTAPAQQVATSLVTTGALDISGSGAVRINVPNPYEPPVPTPSGDLSLFQQSQMNNGLKLIAAASVTGTGSGLALEDQNGNAVSAAQNVNVQQNGNVVAIGTYDYALGTGASDDGLYVGYQLNQLALQAGQSLTLTEDPGATGADADLAAQLTGTGNLVIAANDVVSLSNAGNTFTGTTLVQSGTLQANAANVIASSGAVDVESTFDTNGFSQSLNNLTGTAAASIALSGNDTLTLNGGASPNTFAGVIGGAGSLVQASGTEVLTGANTYTGGTTISGGTLQLGDGTTNGSITGNVTNDATLAFDPAAATTMTNPGLISGSGQVQQMGAGTTVFTGTQTYTGGTTISAGVLQLGDGTTNGAIAGSVTDNATLAFDPATGTTTSHAGVISGLGVVQQIGAGTTVLTGANTYTGGTTISSGVLQLGDGTTNGSIAGSVTNDATLAFDPAAGTTTTNAGMISGSGDVQQIGAGITVLSGANAYTGGTTLNAGTLQVAADDNLGGAAGALTFNGGTLNTTASFASSRATTLNAGGGTFGVGSATTLTMGGVISGAGALTKTDAGSLVLTGTNSYTGGTTISVGTLQLGNGTTNGSVAGNVTNNATLAFDPAAGTTMANASVIAGAGQVQQIGTGTTVLTGASSYTGGTTISAGVLQLGDGTTNGAITGNVTDNATLAFDPAASTTLTSAVAISGAGQVQQIGTGTTNLTGDSSTFAGATSVTSGTLLVSGALGDAGSTASVSSGGTLGGGGTLGGSVSVADGTLAPGTTSVSGSPGTLTIGGDLALTGASTLNYHFGQANVVGGPFNDLTEVGGNLTLAGTLNVTSSVGSFDPGIYRIISYGGALTDNGLTVGALPSGTSATVQTSIATEVNLLNTTGVTANFWDGASSPRNNGAVDGGDGVWQSAAGNDNWVASDGALNVPYTSGAFAIFAATPGTVTVDNSAGPVVSGGMQFAIGGYRVEGGPITMAAGGHFIRVGDGTEDGTGYVATIASALTGSGGIDKDDLGTLILTGANSYTGGTTISGGVLQLGDGTTNGSITGNVTNNATLAFDPASGTTMTNPGLISGTGQVQQIGAGTTVFTGTQTYTGGTTIGAGVLQLGDGTTNGALAGNVTNDATLAFDPAASTTTTNSSVISGTGQVQQIGAGVTVLGGANAYTGGTAINAGTLQVAADNNLGGAAGALTFNGGALNTTASFASSRATTLNANGGTFDVDAATTLTMSGALSGAGGLTKTDTGTLVLTGTNTYAGGTTISGGTLQLGDGTTNGVITGNVTNNATLAFDPAAGTTLTSAVAISGAGLVQQTGVGTTNLTGDSSAFSGVTNVTGGALLVSGALGGAGSTTTASSGGTLGGGGTLGGNVSVADGTLAPGDARLGGGPGTLTIGGDLALTGASTLDYHFGQANVIGGPFNDLTDVGGNLTLAGTLNVTSSVGSFDPGIYRIIGYGGGLTNNGLSIGALPAGTTAAVQTSIANEVNLLNTTGITADFWDGASSPRNNGAVDGGDGVWQSAAGNDNWVASDGALNVPYTNGAFAIFAAAPGTVTVDTSVGPVVSGGMQFASDGYRIQGGPITLAAGTDLIRVGDGTEDGAGYVATIASELTGSGGIDKDDLGTLVLSGANTYTGGTTVSAGTLRLAGGGTLGAAGGATTVSGGLLDLGGTTQTQDAGLTLVSGEVNNGTLFSSTGFALQSGSASASLAGSGALDKTTAGTVTLTGANTYTGATTIDAGTLAIGSGGSIAASSGVTLTAAGAVFDVTAGGNQTVKDLAGVAGSTVDVGASTLNFGTGNSTTFAGSFTGSGALVWQGGGTFSLTGDSSRFGGTTTVAAGTFAIGTDAAPDASLGGDVVVSGGTLKGFGTIGGNLANRSGTVAPGGSIGTLTVSGNYTQNAGGTLAIEVNPASASQLKVGGAASLDGKLALLFAPGTYNPTSYKLLTAQSVGGTFSAVSGSNPGGLTQSIDYHPADVTLRLSTPSPSSPSLPPPPLVVAPDNDTIYTALTSIAVLNAQQINGILLDRIGQRRAGIADGPVAGLGDPAPQLQYASAFGPLPAVQSLPTAARGAWFRGIGNFTSLSGRAGAPGFTGSTGGFLLGYDQPFADNAYLGVAGGYLNSSVDEHSTSSGSIESARISLYGGVVLGPSLFTATAGYAHDWMRTERGIAGIGTARESHGGDEATFAGQWSMPLAIPGLAGGSATLTPKVGIQYVHLSEGGFTDTGAGGFDLGADSRSADSFQPYFGFALGQRFTTRGGTDITPELRVGYAYETLSNARRMTVIAADGTAFPVTGVPPSRNQLTAGIGVTMSAGPNLSFYANYDAILPVANTRSQTFQAGLRWRF, encoded by the coding sequence GCGGGGGCGGCGGGGGCGGCGGCGGTGACGGTTTCGTCGGCGCCACGCTGAACGGCGTAACCGGCGTGATGACCGGCGGCGCGGGCGGAAACGGCGGCAACGCCACCAGCAACTCGCTGCTGGCCGGCGCGGATGGCGGCAGCGGCGGCGGCGGCGGAGCCGGTGCGGTGCTATCGGGCAGCGGCAGCACGAGCACTGCGGCCAACGTCAGCGGCGGGGCTGGCGGCAGCGGGGGCACGGCATTGTCGTCGGGCGGGGCGGGTTTCGGCGGCGGCGGCGGCTCGGGTCTCGTCGATAGCGGCGTCAACGTCACGAACAGCTTTTCCATCACCGGCGGCAACGGCGGCGCGGGCGGCAGCGGAGCCCAGGCCGGCACCGGCCGAAGCGGCGGGAACGGCGGCGCGGGCGTCACCGGCTCGTCGTTCACGTTGACCAATACCGGCATCGTGCAAGGCGGCAACGGCGGCGCCACCGGCGGCAACGGCAGCGGGACCGGCACGGGCGTGCTCGGGGCCGGCGGTGTCGGCGTGCAGGGTGCGAATCTGCAGATCGTCAACGGCGGCACGATCTCCGGCGGCACAGCCGGAGACAGCAGCACGCGCGCTAACGCGATCGCTTTCACCGGCGGCGCCAACAGCCTCCAGTTGCAACTGGGCTGGAGCTTCGTCGGCAACGTCGTCAGCACCGGCGGCACCAGCACGCTGATCCTCGGCGGCGACGCGACGAACGTGTCCGCGAATCAGGCCGGCACGTCGGTGTCGACGGTGTTCGCGCTGTCGCAGATCGGTACGGTGTTTCAGGGGTTTTCGGGCTTCCAGAAAACCGGCGCGAGCACATGGCAGTTGATCGGCTCCACGTCCGACTCGACGCCGTGGACCATTTCGGCCGGCGTGCTGCAACTGGGCAACGGCACGACGAACGGCTCGATCACCGGCAACGTGACCAACAACGCGACGCTGGCGTTCGACCCCGCGTCCGGCACGACGCTGACGAACGCGAGCGAGATCTCCGGCACCGGCCAGGTCCAGCAGATCGGCGCGGGCATCACCGTGTTGAGCGGCGTGAACAGCTATGCGGGCGGGACGGCGATCAACGCCGGCACGTTGCAGGTCGCGGCCGACGCGAACCTCGGCGCGGCTGCCGGTACGCTCGCGTTCAACGGCGGCACGCTGAACACGACGGCGAGTTTCGCGTCGTCGCGCGCAACGACGCTCGATGCCGGCGGCGGCACATTCGACGTCGGCTCCGGCACGACGCTGACGATGGGCGGCGCGATTTCCGGCGCGGGTCTGCTCACGAAAACCGATACGGGCTCGCTGGTGCTGACCGGCACGAACAGCTACGCAGGCGGCACGACGATCAGCGCGGGCACGCTGCAACTGGGCGACGGCACGACGAACGGCTCGATCACCGGCAACGTGACGAACAACGCGACGCTCGCGTTCGACCCGGCCGCGAGCACGACGCTGACGAACACCAGCGCGATCTCCGGTACCGGCCAGGCGCAACAGATCGGCTCGGGCACAACGGTGCTGACCGGCGCGAGCACCTACACCGGCGGCACGACGATCAGCGCGGGTGTGCTGCAACTCGGCGACGGCACGACGAACGGTTCGATCACCGGCAACGTGACGAACGACGCGACGTTCGCGTTCGATCCCGCGTCCGGCACGACGATGACGAACCCCGGCGCGATCTCCGGTACCGGCCAGGTCCAGCAGATCGGCGCGGGAACAACCGTGCTGACCGGCGTGAACACGTACACCGGCGGTACGACGATCAGCGGCGGTGTGCTGCAACTGGGCGACGGCACGACGAACGGATCGATTACCGGCAGCGTGACCAACAACGCGACGCTCGCGTTCGATCCCGCGTCCGGCACGACGATCACGAATGCCGGCGTGATTTCCGGTTCCGGCGACGTGCAGCAGATCGGCGCGGGCATCACGATGTTGAGCGGCGCGAATACCTACACCGGCGGCACGACGATCGATGCCGGCACGTTGCAGGTCGCGGCCGACGACAACCTCGGCGGCGCAGCGGGCGCGCTGACGTTCAACGGCGGCACGCTGAACACGACCGCGAGTTTCGCGTCGTCGCGCGCGACGACGCTCGATGCGGGCGGCGGCACATTCGACGTCGGCTCCGGCACGACGCTGACGATGGGCGGCACGATCTCCGGCGCGGGACTGCTCACGAAAACCGATACGGGCGTTCTTGTGCTGACCGGCACGAACGGCTACACCGGCGGCACGACGATCAGCGCGGGCACGCTGCAACTGGGCAACGGCACGACGAACGGTTCGATCACCGGCAACGTGACGAACAACGCGACGCTCGCGTTCGATCCGGCAGCGAGCACGACGCTGACGAACGCTAGCGCGATCTCCGGCACGGGCCAGGTGCAACAGATCGGCATCGGCACGACGGTGCTGACCGGCGCGAGCAGCTACACCGGCGGCACGACGATCAGCGCGGGCGTGCTGCAACTCGGAGACGGCACCACCAACGGTTCGATCACCGGCAACGTGACGAACGACGCGACGCTTGCGTTCGACCCGGCAACCGGCACGACGATGACGAATTCCGGTCTGATCTCCGGCGCGGGCCAGGTCCAGCAGATCGGCGCCGGCACGACGGTGCTGTCCGGCACGAACGCGTACACCGGCGGCACGACGATCGACGCCGGCACGCTGCAACTGGCGAACGCAAGCGCCGCCGGCACGGGAACCGTGACGGTCGACACCGCGGCGGGCAACACCGCGCAAGGCCTGAGCCTCGCGTTTTCCAGCGCCGGCAATTTCGCCAACACGCTGTCCGGCAGCGGCGTGACCACGGTCGCGGCCGGATCGGCGCTCGCGACGATCACCGGCAGCAACGCGTCCTATGCGGGCAACTGGCAGATCGCCGGCAACGCGGCCGTTGCACCGGCGAGCACGACGTCGACGGCCAATCTCGGCACCGGCACGGTCAACGTCGCGGCGGGCGGCGGCCTGACCGTCGCGACCAGTGGCGCGTTTGCGTTCAACAATGCGCTGACCGGATCGGGCGCGCTGTCCGCGTCCAGCGGCGGCCAGGCGTTTTCGTTCGGCAGCGCCGCCGGCAGCGCGTTCCAGGGGACGGCCACGCTGTCGAACGATACGTTCGCGCTGGCGGGCGCCAATACCACCGCGCTGACGAACGCGACGCTGGTGCTCGGCGCGGGCAACGTGACTACGGTCGGCGACGGCAACCACACCATCGGCGCGCTGACGTTCGACGGCGGCACCGCGGTGTTCGACGGCACCGCGCCCGCGCAGCAGGTCGCGACGAGTCTCGTCACCACCGGCGCGCTCGACATCAGCGGCAGCGGCGCGGTGCGGATCAACGTGCCGAACCCGTACGAGCCGCCCGTGCCGACGCCGTCGGGCGACCTGTCGCTGTTCCAGCAGAGCCAGATGAACAACGGGCTGAAACTGATCGCGGCCGCGAGCGTGACCGGCACCGGCAGCGGCCTGGCGCTGGAGGATCAGAACGGCAATGCCGTGAGCGCCGCGCAGAACGTGAACGTGCAGCAGAACGGCAACGTGGTCGCGATCGGCACATACGACTATGCGCTGGGGACCGGCGCCAGCGATGACGGTCTCTATGTCGGCTACCAGTTGAACCAGCTCGCGCTGCAGGCCGGCCAGAGCCTGACGTTGACCGAGGACCCCGGCGCGACCGGCGCGGACGCCGACCTCGCGGCGCAACTCACCGGGACCGGCAATCTCGTGATCGCGGCGAACGACGTCGTGTCGCTGTCGAACGCGGGCAACACGTTCACCGGCACGACGCTCGTGCAAAGCGGCACGTTGCAGGCGAATGCGGCGAACGTGATCGCGTCGTCGGGCGCGGTCGACGTCGAGAGCACGTTCGACACGAACGGCTTCTCGCAGTCGCTGAACAACCTGACCGGCACGGCCGCCGCGAGCATCGCGTTGTCCGGCAACGACACGCTGACGCTGAACGGCGGCGCGAGCCCGAACACGTTCGCCGGCGTGATCGGCGGCGCCGGCAGTCTGGTGCAGGCGAGCGGCACCGAGGTCCTGACCGGCGCGAACACGTACACGGGCGGCACGACGATCAGCGGCGGCACGCTGCAACTGGGCGACGGCACGACGAACGGTTCGATCACCGGCAACGTGACGAACGACGCGACGCTCGCCTTCGACCCGGCCGCGGCCACCACGATGACGAATCCCGGACTGATTTCCGGCAGCGGCCAGGTGCAGCAGATGGGCGCGGGGACGACGGTGTTCACCGGCACGCAGACCTATACGGGCGGCACGACGATCAGCGCGGGCGTGCTGCAACTCGGCGACGGCACGACGAACGGCGCGATCGCCGGCAGCGTGACCGACAACGCGACGCTCGCCTTCGATCCCGCGACCGGCACGACGACGTCCCATGCCGGCGTGATTTCCGGCCTGGGCGTGGTCCAGCAGATCGGCGCGGGGACGACCGTGCTGACCGGCGCGAACACCTACACGGGCGGCACGACGATCAGCAGTGGCGTGCTGCAGCTCGGCGACGGCACGACGAACGGTTCGATCGCCGGCAGCGTGACGAACGACGCGACGCTCGCCTTCGATCCGGCCGCAGGCACGACGACCACGAATGCCGGCATGATTTCCGGCTCGGGCGACGTGCAGCAGATCGGCGCGGGCATCACGGTGTTGAGCGGCGCGAATGCCTATACCGGCGGCACGACGCTAAACGCAGGCACGTTGCAGGTCGCGGCCGACGACAACCTCGGCGGCGCAGCGGGCGCGCTGACGTTCAACGGCGGCACGTTGAACACGACCGCGAGTTTCGCGTCGTCGCGCGCGACGACGCTGAATGCCGGCGGCGGCACGTTCGGCGTCGGCTCAGCTACCACGTTGACGATGGGCGGCGTGATTTCCGGGGCGGGTGCGCTGACGAAAACCGATGCCGGTTCGCTGGTGCTGACCGGCACGAACAGCTACACAGGCGGCACGACGATCAGCGTCGGCACGCTGCAACTCGGCAACGGCACGACGAACGGTTCGGTCGCCGGCAACGTGACGAACAACGCAACGCTTGCGTTCGATCCGGCCGCCGGCACGACGATGGCCAACGCCAGCGTCATTGCCGGCGCGGGCCAGGTGCAACAGATCGGCACCGGCACGACGGTGCTGACCGGCGCGAGCAGCTACACCGGCGGCACGACGATCAGCGCGGGCGTGCTGCAACTCGGCGACGGCACCACCAATGGCGCGATCACCGGCAACGTGACGGATAACGCGACGCTCGCGTTCGACCCGGCCGCGAGCACGACGCTGACCAGCGCCGTCGCGATTTCCGGCGCGGGCCAGGTCCAGCAGATCGGCACGGGCACGACGAACCTGACCGGCGACAGCAGCACGTTCGCTGGTGCAACGAGCGTCACCAGCGGCACGCTGCTGGTGAGCGGCGCGCTCGGCGACGCGGGCAGCACGGCGAGCGTGTCGTCGGGCGGCACGCTCGGCGGCGGCGGGACGCTCGGCGGCAGCGTCAGCGTCGCGGACGGCACGCTCGCGCCCGGCACCACGAGCGTCAGCGGCAGCCCCGGCACGCTGACGATCGGCGGCGACCTCGCGCTGACCGGCGCGTCCACGCTCAACTATCACTTCGGCCAGGCGAACGTGGTCGGCGGCCCGTTCAACGACCTGACCGAAGTCGGCGGCAACCTGACGCTCGCCGGCACGCTGAACGTCACGTCGTCCGTCGGCAGCTTCGACCCCGGCATCTACCGGATCATCAGCTACGGCGGCGCGCTGACCGACAACGGCCTTACGGTCGGCGCGTTGCCGTCCGGCACGTCCGCGACGGTGCAGACGTCGATCGCGACCGAGGTGAACCTGCTGAACACGACCGGCGTGACCGCGAACTTCTGGGACGGCGCGAGCAGCCCGCGCAACAACGGCGCGGTCGACGGCGGCGACGGCGTCTGGCAGTCGGCGGCCGGCAACGACAACTGGGTCGCAAGCGACGGCGCGCTCAACGTGCCGTACACGAGCGGCGCGTTCGCGATCTTCGCGGCGACGCCGGGGACCGTCACCGTCGACAACAGCGCCGGTCCGGTGGTGTCCGGCGGCATGCAGTTCGCCATCGGCGGCTATCGGGTCGAAGGCGGTCCGATCACGATGGCCGCGGGCGGTCACTTCATTCGCGTCGGCGACGGCACCGAGGACGGAACTGGTTATGTCGCGACGATCGCGTCCGCGCTGACCGGCAGCGGCGGGATCGACAAGGACGATCTCGGCACATTGATACTCACCGGCGCGAACAGCTACACCGGCGGCACGACGATCAGCGGCGGCGTGCTGCAACTCGGCGACGGCACGACGAACGGTTCGATCACCGGCAACGTGACGAACAACGCGACGCTCGCATTCGATCCCGCCTCCGGTACGACGATGACGAATCCCGGTCTGATTTCCGGCACCGGTCAGGTCCAGCAGATCGGCGCGGGGACCACGGTGTTCACCGGCACGCAGACCTATACCGGCGGCACGACGATCGGCGCGGGCGTGCTGCAACTCGGCGACGGCACGACGAACGGCGCGCTCGCCGGCAACGTGACGAACGACGCAACGCTCGCGTTCGACCCGGCCGCCAGCACGACGACCACGAATTCCAGTGTGATTTCAGGCACGGGTCAGGTGCAGCAGATCGGCGCGGGCGTCACGGTGTTGGGCGGCGCGAATGCGTACACCGGCGGCACCGCGATCAACGCGGGTACGTTGCAGGTCGCGGCCGACAACAATCTCGGCGGCGCAGCGGGCGCGCTGACGTTCAACGGCGGCGCGTTGAACACGACCGCGAGTTTTGCATCGTCGCGCGCGACCACACTGAACGCGAACGGCGGCACGTTCGACGTCGATGCGGCCACGACGTTGACGATGAGCGGCGCGCTATCCGGCGCGGGTGGGCTCACGAAAACCGATACCGGCACGCTGGTGCTGACCGGCACGAACACCTATGCAGGCGGCACGACGATCAGCGGCGGCACGCTGCAACTCGGCGACGGCACGACGAACGGCGTGATCACCGGCAACGTGACCAATAACGCAACGCTGGCATTCGACCCGGCCGCCGGCACGACGCTGACCAGCGCCGTCGCGATCTCGGGCGCGGGCCTGGTCCAGCAGACAGGCGTCGGCACGACGAACCTGACCGGCGACAGCAGCGCCTTCTCGGGCGTGACGAACGTGACCGGCGGCGCGCTGCTGGTGAGCGGCGCGCTCGGCGGCGCGGGCAGCACGACCACTGCCTCGTCGGGCGGCACGCTCGGCGGCGGCGGGACGCTCGGCGGCAACGTCAGCGTCGCGGACGGCACGCTCGCGCCGGGCGACGCGCGGCTCGGCGGCGGCCCCGGCACGCTGACGATCGGCGGCGACCTCGCGCTGACCGGCGCGTCCACGCTCGACTATCACTTCGGCCAGGCGAACGTGATCGGCGGCCCGTTCAACGACCTGACCGACGTCGGCGGCAATCTCACGCTCGCCGGCACGCTGAACGTCACGTCGTCCGTCGGCAGCTTCGACCCCGGCATCTACCGGATCATCGGCTACGGCGGCGGGTTGACCAACAACGGCCTCTCGATCGGCGCGCTGCCCGCCGGCACGACGGCGGCGGTCCAGACGTCGATCGCGAACGAGGTCAACCTGCTGAACACGACCGGCATCACCGCGGACTTCTGGGACGGCGCGAGCAGCCCGCGCAACAACGGCGCGGTCGACGGCGGCGACGGCGTCTGGCAGTCGGCGGCCGGCAACGACAACTGGGTCGCAAGCGACGGCGCGCTCAACGTGCCGTACACGAACGGCGCGTTCGCGATCTTCGCGGCCGCGCCCGGCACGGTGACCGTCGACACCAGCGTTGGTCCGGTCGTGTCCGGCGGCATGCAGTTCGCGAGCGACGGCTACCGGATTCAGGGCGGCCCGATCACGCTCGCGGCCGGCACCGACCTGATCCGCGTCGGCGACGGCACCGAGGACGGGGCAGGTTATGTCGCGACGATCGCATCGGAACTGACCGGCAGCGGCGGGATCGACAAGGACGATCTCGGCACGCTGGTGTTGAGCGGCGCGAACACGTACACCGGCGGCACGACGGTCAGCGCCGGCACGCTGCGGCTTGCCGGCGGGGGGACGCTCGGCGCGGCCGGCGGCGCGACGACGGTGTCGGGCGGCCTGCTCGACCTCGGCGGCACCACGCAGACGCAGGACGCGGGCCTCACGCTCGTCAGCGGCGAAGTGAACAACGGCACGCTGTTTTCTTCGACGGGTTTTGCGTTGCAGTCCGGTTCCGCGAGCGCGTCGCTGGCGGGCAGCGGCGCGCTCGACAAGACCACGGCGGGCACCGTGACGCTGACCGGCGCGAACACGTACACCGGCGCGACGACGATCGACGCCGGCACGCTCGCGATCGGCAGCGGCGGTTCGATCGCGGCGAGCAGCGGCGTGACGCTGACCGCCGCCGGCGCGGTGTTCGACGTCACCGCCGGCGGCAACCAGACCGTGAAGGATCTGGCGGGCGTCGCCGGCTCGACGGTGGACGTCGGCGCGAGCACGCTGAACTTCGGCACCGGCAACTCGACGACGTTCGCCGGTTCGTTCACCGGCAGCGGCGCGCTGGTGTGGCAGGGCGGCGGCACGTTCTCGCTGACCGGCGACAGCAGCCGCTTCGGCGGCACGACGACCGTGGCCGCCGGCACCTTCGCGATCGGCACGGATGCCGCGCCGGATGCGAGCCTCGGCGGCGACGTCGTCGTGTCGGGCGGCACGCTGAAGGGCTTCGGCACGATCGGCGGCAATCTCGCGAACCGGAGCGGCACCGTCGCGCCCGGCGGATCGATCGGCACGCTGACGGTGTCGGGCAACTACACGCAGAACGCGGGCGGCACGCTGGCCATCGAGGTGAATCCGGCGAGCGCGTCGCAACTGAAGGTCGGCGGCGCGGCGAGTCTCGACGGCAAACTCGCGCTGCTGTTCGCGCCCGGCACCTATAACCCGACGAGCTACAAGCTGCTGACCGCGCAGAGCGTCGGCGGCACGTTTTCCGCCGTGAGCGGCAGCAACCCGGGCGGGCTCACCCAGTCGATCGACTACCACCCCGCCGACGTGACGCTGCGGCTCAGCACGCCGTCGCCGTCGTCGCCGAGCCTTCCGCCGCCGCCGCTCGTCGTCGCGCCGGACAACGACACGATCTATACCGCGCTGACCAGCATCGCGGTGCTGAACGCGCAGCAGATCAACGGCATTCTGCTCGACCGGATCGGCCAGCGTCGCGCCGGCATCGCGGACGGCCCGGTCGCGGGACTCGGAGACCCCGCGCCCCAACTGCAATACGCCAGCGCGTTCGGCCCGTTGCCGGCGGTGCAGTCGTTGCCCACGGCCGCGCGCGGCGCATGGTTTCGCGGCATCGGCAACTTCACGTCATTGAGCGGCCGCGCCGGCGCGCCGGGTTTCACCGGCTCGACCGGCGGGTTCCTGCTCGGTTACGACCAGCCGTTTGCGGACAACGCGTATCTCGGCGTCGCGGGCGGTTATCTGAACAGCAGCGTCGACGAGCATTCGACGTCGAGCGGCTCGATCGAGAGCGCGCGAATCTCGCTGTACGGCGGCGTCGTGCTCGGCCCGAGCCTCTTCACCGCGACGGCGGGTTACGCGCACGACTGGATGCGCACCGAACGCGGCATCGCCGGGATCGGCACCGCGCGCGAAAGCCACGGCGGCGACGAGGCGACGTTCGCGGGCCAGTGGAGCATGCCGCTCGCGATTCCGGGCCTCGCGGGCGGCAGCGCGACGCTGACGCCGAAGGTTGGCATCCAGTACGTTCACCTGTCCGAAGGCGGCTTCACCGATACCGGCGCGGGCGGCTTCGACCTCGGCGCGGACAGCCGCAGCGCGGACAGCTTCCAGCCGTATTTCGGGTTCGCCCTCGGGCAGCGGTTCACGACCCGCGGCGGCACCGACATCACGCCCGAACTGCGCGTCGGTTATGCGTATGAAACGCTGTCGAACGCGCGCCGCATGACCGTGATCGCGGCGGACGGCACGGCCTTCCCGGTGACCGGCGTGCCGCCGTCGCGCAACCAGTTGACCG